CCAAGCTTTTTGCAGGGTTTTGCAAGGCATTGATTCGATTGATAAAAATGCGAGAAGGCGGCGGATTGGCCGGTTGTCGGGAGGGGGCTGAAACTTGTATGAAATATCTGAGAAACGCGTCTGACACACTCCAGACCTGCGCAATTCAGGGGAGTTGGCCGCTGCCCGCGGGTAGCGGGCGCGCAAGGCATCGTCAGTCCACCGTGCTTGTAACCCGGTGAGTACGCTTACCCTCGGAAGATGCAAAGGACGGCTTCAAGGCTCTTCGGCTTTGAGTTCCTCTTCCATTTTTTTCAGTTCTTGCTGGAAGACCTGATCCTGAACGGTAGGGCGTTTACGCCAGGCTTTGCGTTCTGGTTCGGGCTGGGCGGCGTAGGTGGTGACTTCCCCGCCGTAAACTTCCTTGTAACGTTGTTCCTGGCGCTCAAGTTCCGCGCGCAGTTCGTCTTTCGTCACAGTGCTACCTGTATGAGTTGAGATAAATGTCTGGTGAACGCACTGCAACGAATCATTTAACCGGTTCACCAACAAGCGCTCGCCCGGACAGGCAGCGGTGTTGTCGGGAAGACGGTCAGGACTTCCATGTTGCAGGCGGCTACGGCACCAGATTAAAACTGACGCAGCATCAGTTTCCTGTTTCAGCGAGCGCGCTGGCGGTGCATGAGTAATGCGCATCAGGCGCTGGCCGGGGCCGGCGGCGATGGACATCGCGCCAGCGGGTGGCACCGTCGGCAAATAAAAGCGCGGTGTCACTGAGGTGCATTATAGCGGCCGAATCGGGATTGACTATCTTTGCCAAGTTAAAAACGGTTCCGGATGTGTGATTGTTTTGTGACGTGCAACTTCCAGCAATAGTTGCATCTTTGTTGCGCAGTGTTTGGTTTCTGGCGCCATTTAGTCGGACAACTAAGGCTCGTTAACTACGCAGGCGTTTCAGGTCCAAATCTGCTCAGCGCAGCCCGCCGGAGGAGACGAGGGCGATTGCGATTATCGGTCGACGGTTCGATAATCGCCCGGTGTTGGCGGTCTGTCGCTTGTGTATCCGCCAGCGAGCCGCTTGTATAGCCGTTGATCCGAACAAGAAAAAAGGACCTGACATGAACGATCAAATGCGCAATTCCTTCACCTCGGTAGCGCCGCCGATCGTCGCTTCGCCGGCCAAGCGTATCCAGGCCCTGACCGGTGATCCGGATTTCATGACTTCCCTGGCCCGTGGCCTGGCGGTGGTGCAGGCGTTTCAGGAGCGCAAGCGCCACCTGACCATCGCCCAGATCAGCCACCGCACGGAAATTCCCCGCGCCGCCGTGCGCCGTTGCCTGCACACACTGATCAAGCTCGGTTATGCCACCACTGACGGACGCACTTATTCGCTTCTGCCCAAAGTGCTGACCCTCGGTCACGCCTATCTGTCTTCGACGCCGCTGGCGGTCTCCGCCCAGCCGTACCTCGACCGCATGAGCGAGCAACTGCACGAGGCCTGCAACATGGCCACGCTGGAAGGCGACGATATTTTGTACATCGCCCGTTCGGCCACCACTCAGCGTCTGATTTCGGTGGACCTCTCGGTGGGCGGGCGGTTGCCGGCATATTGCACGTCCATGGGGCGGATTCTGCTGGCAGCGCTGGACGATACCTCGCTGCGCGAATACCTCGACCACGCCGAACTGGTGGCCAAGACCAGCCGAACGATTCACACCCCCGACGCCTTGCTCGAATGTTTGCAGGAAGTGCGGCAGCAGGGCTGGTGCATCGTCGATCAGGAGCTGGAACAGGGCCTGCGCTCAATTGCAGTGCCAGTGTATGACGCCTCCGGCCAAGTGGTGGCCGCGCTCAACGTCAGCACCCACGCCGGTCGCGTCAGCCGCACCGAGCTGGAGCAGCGCTTTCTGCCCGGCCTGTTAAGCGCCAGTCGCGATCTCAGTGCGCAGTTGTTTGCCTGATGAAGCTGTTCGATAAACGCACAGAGTTGCGTTTATCGAATTGACGCTAAAACCCCCGGATCATTAATGTCGCGGCAGCGTCATCCGGCGCGAATGTGAATGAGCCCGCCGGATTGTCGACTCCCATAATAATGACAAGAGGCAACTTCCCATGCGCACGTTCCCCGACTGTCGCCGCTCCCGTTCCTGTTGCCGGTATTAGCGCAACGCCTGATTCCTTCCTTATATAGTTGTGACCGCGCCGCTCTCTGGCCGGCCGCCGTTCGACTGCGTTTTCTTGCGTGGAATAAAAATAATGAACCAGCCTCAGTCCGCTGTAGGTCACTGCCTCGACGTGCAGTCCTTCATCAACGCCCAACCGATCTCGCGCTATCAGTGGCGAGTGGTGATTCTGTGTTTCCTGATTGTGTTCCTCGATGGCCTCGACACCGCGGCCATGGGTTTTATCGCGCCGGCTCTGTCTCAGGACTGGGGCATCGACCGCGCCAGCCTCGGCCCGGTGATGAGTGCCGCGCTGATCGGCATGGTCTTCGGTGCGTTGGGCTCCGGGCCGCTGGCTGACCGCTTCGGGCGAAAAGTCGTACTGGTCGGCGCGGTTTTTCTGTTCGGTGCTTTCAGTCTGGCATCGGCCTACGCCACTAACGTCGATCAGTTGCTGGTGCTGCGCTTCCTCACCGGTCTGGGGCTGGGCGCCGGCATGCCGAACGCGACCACGCTGCTGTCGGAATACACCCCGGAGCGCAAGAAGTCGTTGCTGGTGACCAGCATGTTCTGCGGCTTCAACCTCGGCATGGCCGGCGGCGGGTTTATTTCGGCCAAGCTGATTCCGGCATTCGGCTGGCACAGTCTGTTACTGATCGGCGGGATTCTGCCGCTGATCCTCGCCGTGGTGTTGCTGCTCTGGCTGCCGGAATCGGCGCGTTATCTGGTGGTGCGCAATCGCGGCACCGACAAAGTGCGCAAGACCCTCGCGCCCATTGACCCTGCCACCGTCGCTCAGGCCGCGAGCTTCAGCGTGCCGGAACAGAAAACGGTAAAAGCGCGCAATGTGTTCGCGGTGATTTTCTCCGGCACCTACAGCGTTGGTACGTTGCTGCTGTGGCTGACCTACTTCATGGGCCTTGTCATCGTTTACCTGCTGACCAGTTGGCTGCCGACCCTGATGCGCGACAGTGGCGCGAGCATGGAGCAGGCAGCGTTCATCGGCGCGTTGTTCCAGTTCGGCGGGGTGTTGAGCGCGGTCGGCGTAGGCTGGGCGATGGATCGCTTCAATCCGCACAAGGTCATCGGCATTTTTTACCTGCTGGCCGGGGTGTTTGCCTACGCGGTGGGACAGAGTCTGGGCAACATCACGTTGCTGGCGACGCTGGTGCTGGTGGCGGGCATGTGCGTCAACGGCGCGCAATCGGCGATGCCGTCGCTGGCAGCGCGGTTTTATCCGACTCAAGGTCGGGCGACCGGTGTGTCGTGGATGCTCGGGATCGGCCGGTTCGGCGCGATTCTCGGGGCGTGGATGGGCGCAACCCTGTTGGGCCTGGGCTGGAATTTCGAACAGGTGCTGACGGCGCTGGTGATTCCGGCGGGCCTGGCCACGGCAGCGGTGGTGATCAAGGGCCTGGTCAGTCACGCGGACGCGACCTGAGATCCGCGTCCATCACTCCCGCACGCGATGCGGGAGTGATCATTAGGCATATAACAATCTGTTCGATAAACGAACACTCAGTCGATTATCGGATTGTTTGGTGAAAATCAGCGGCTTAATCTTCAGTGACTCCGGCGCAGAACCTCGCGCCTTTTTATCACTGGCGATTCATTACAAAAACAGGAGCCCGCTCCATGGCTGAGATCCTTTCGCTGCACGACGCGGTGAAGCAATTCGTCAACGACGGCGACACCGTCGCGCTCGAAGGCTTCACTCACCTGATCCCTACGGCGGCGGGTCATGAAATCATTCGTCAGGGCAAGAAAGATCTGACCCTGGTGCGGATGACGCCTGACCTGATCTACGACCAACTGATCGGCGCCGGCTGTGCACGCAAGCTGATCTTTTCCTGGGGTGGCAACCCTGGCGTGGGTTCGCTGCACCGTCTGCGCGACGCGGTCGAGAAGCAATGGCCGCACGCGCTGGAAATCGA
The window above is part of the Pseudomonas fluorescens genome. Proteins encoded here:
- the pcaR gene encoding pca regulon transcriptional regulator PcaR, giving the protein MNDQMRNSFTSVAPPIVASPAKRIQALTGDPDFMTSLARGLAVVQAFQERKRHLTIAQISHRTEIPRAAVRRCLHTLIKLGYATTDGRTYSLLPKVLTLGHAYLSSTPLAVSAQPYLDRMSEQLHEACNMATLEGDDILYIARSATTQRLISVDLSVGGRLPAYCTSMGRILLAALDDTSLREYLDHAELVAKTSRTIHTPDALLECLQEVRQQGWCIVDQELEQGLRSIAVPVYDASGQVVAALNVSTHAGRVSRTELEQRFLPGLLSASRDLSAQLFA
- a CDS encoding MFS transporter yields the protein MNQPQSAVGHCLDVQSFINAQPISRYQWRVVILCFLIVFLDGLDTAAMGFIAPALSQDWGIDRASLGPVMSAALIGMVFGALGSGPLADRFGRKVVLVGAVFLFGAFSLASAYATNVDQLLVLRFLTGLGLGAGMPNATTLLSEYTPERKKSLLVTSMFCGFNLGMAGGGFISAKLIPAFGWHSLLLIGGILPLILAVVLLLWLPESARYLVVRNRGTDKVRKTLAPIDPATVAQAASFSVPEQKTVKARNVFAVIFSGTYSVGTLLLWLTYFMGLVIVYLLTSWLPTLMRDSGASMEQAAFIGALFQFGGVLSAVGVGWAMDRFNPHKVIGIFYLLAGVFAYAVGQSLGNITLLATLVLVAGMCVNGAQSAMPSLAARFYPTQGRATGVSWMLGIGRFGAILGAWMGATLLGLGWNFEQVLTALVIPAGLATAAVVIKGLVSHADAT